One Eriocheir sinensis breed Jianghai 21 chromosome 70, ASM2467909v1, whole genome shotgun sequence genomic region harbors:
- the LOC126988810 gene encoding uncharacterized protein LOC126988810 has protein sequence MGKYKRLSEDYFRLTNPVVMSAVCVGVYLLTMAWLDPENISPTYFGRVADLATWIGTEYNNGCKQLLLSSVAIHVTEMIAALYYCDKLRLNRTVTIAWMVQTLFFGIFSLWYLIWPRRELKPEPVSKSD, from the exons ATGGGGAAATATAAAAGGCTGTCGGAGGATTACTTCAGACTCACCAACCCCGTGGTCATGTCTGCAGTGTGTGTTGGGGTGTACTTGTTGACG ATGGCTTGGCTGGACCCAGAGAACATATCACCAACTTACTTTGGCCGCGTTGCCGATCTTGCCACCTGGATTGGAACGGAGTACAATAATGGATGCAAGCAGCT CCTGCTCTCGTCAGTGGCCATTCATGTGACGGAGATGATCGCAGCGCTGTACTACTGTGACAAGCTGAGGCTCAACCGCACAGTGACAATAGCGTGGATGGTTCAGACTCTCTTCTTTGGTATATTCTCTCTTTGGTATCTCATATGGCCTCGGAGAGAACTCAAACCTGAACCTGTGTCAAAGTCTGATTAA